The Terriglobia bacterium genome includes the window ATTGCCGGGATAGTGATTGGGGGAGCGTTCGGCTGGCTGCTGGCCTGCCAGCGAAAGAACTCCGTACTGTCCGCTGTGCGGGTCGAGGCCGAAGGAAAGACAAAGGTCGCCGAGAGCACGGCGGACGCGCTCCGTTCTCGAGTAGGTGACCTTGAGGCCAGGCTGGCTTCCAGCGACGTGGAGGTCCGCAGCGAAGCCAATCTCCGGGTGGCCGCGGAAACCCGCCTGAAGGAAGCGCAATCCAACCTGGAAGACCAGAAGCGGCTGCTGGAAGAAGCGAGAGTTAAGCTGACGGATGCCTTTCAGGCGCTCTCCGCTCAAGCGCTCAACAGCAACAATCATGCGTTCATCCAGTTGGCGCGCAGCACCTTTGAAACCATCCAGACGCAGGCGAAAGGTGAACTCGAGACCCGCGAGCAGGCGATCCAGGGGCTGGTGAATCCGCTGGTCGAAACTCTGAAGCGCTACGAAGCCCAAATCCAGGAAATGGAAAAGGCGCGACAGAACGCCTACGGCTCGCTGGAAGAACAGCTTCGCAGCCTTGCAATCGTAAACCAGCAGTTGCAGAAAGAAGCGGGGATGCTGACGAATACGCTCAAAGGCGGCCCTGCGGTGCGCGGCCGCTGGGGAGAAATGACGCTGCGTCGCGTGGCGGAACTTGCGGGCATGTCGGAACACTGCGATTTTTCGCTGCAGGAAAATGT containing:
- the rmuC gene encoding DNA recombination protein RmuC; this translates as MNPLILFIAGIVIGGAFGWLLACQRKNSVLSAVRVEAEGKTKVAESTADALRSRVGDLEARLASSDVEVRSEANLRVAAETRLKEAQSNLEDQKRLLEEARVKLTDAFQALSAQALNSNNHAFIQLARSTFETIQTQAKGELETREQAIQGLVNPLVETLKRYEAQIQEMEKARQNAYGSLEEQLRSLAIVNQQLQKEAGMLTNTLKGGPAVRGRWGEMTLRRVAELAGMSEHCDFSLQENVESAAGRQRPDMTVHLPNGREIAVDAKAPLQSFLDAAAAPTEDERRQKLSRHAQLVRDRMKELSAKAYWDQFDPAPEIVVLFLPGESFFSAALEQDRTLLEDGMQRHVVIATPTTLIALLRAVAFGWRQEQIAQNAREISALGKDLYDRVRTFLGHFEGVGLSLQRATEGYNRAVGSLESRVLPSIRKFRELGAATGEPIAELEPVDEITRELNAPEHDVVE